Proteins found in one Triticum aestivum cultivar Chinese Spring chromosome 4D, IWGSC CS RefSeq v2.1, whole genome shotgun sequence genomic segment:
- the LOC123096278 gene encoding very-long-chain aldehyde decarbonylase GL1-10, which translates to MLPYATAGEAEAALGRALTWAEAAWLRYSASVPDRYLHWPNIAITLVVYTLAPLPLALFDLAAPAAAAPYKLQPKVQHPPATFFRCYMDAVRVSLLIIGPYQLISYPAAKIMDIRTGLPLPSMGEIMAQLTVYFLVEDYLNYWLHRLLHTKWGYEKIHHVHHEFTAPMAYAAWYGHWAEMLILAVPSLAGPALVPCHVTTLWIWFAARLVESLNIHSGFKLPFNAEKYIPFYGGAEHHDYHHYIGGQSKSNFAPVFTYCDYIYGTDKGYKYHKATLAKLKELAGSDVQKGADNGFNGGKQD; encoded by the exons ATGCTGCCGTACGCGACGGccggcgaggcggaggcggcgctcggccGCGCCCTGACGTGGGCGGAGGCCGCGTGGCTCCGCTACTCGGCGTCGGTGCCGGACCGCTACCTCCACTGGCCCAACATCGCCATCACATTGGTCGTCTACACGCTGGCGCCGCTGCCCCTCGCCCTCTTCGACCtcgccgcgccggccgccgccgcaccGTACAAGCTGCAGCCCAAGGTGCAGCACCCGCCGGCCACCTTCTTCCGCTGCTACATGGACGCCGTTCGCGTCTCGCTGCTCATCATCGGGCCATACCAGCTCATCTCGTATCCTGCCGCCAAG ATAATGGACATACGGACGGGACTTCCATTGCCGTCAATGGGGGAGATAATGGCGCAACTGACAGTATACTTCTTGGTGGAAGACTATCTGAACTACTGGCTCCATCGGCTGTTGCACACAAAATGGGGTTACGAAAAGATCCACCATGTTCACCATGAGTTCACGGCGCCTATGGCGTATGCCGCATGGTATGGACACTGGGCTGAGATGCTCATCCTTGCCGTACCCTCCTTGGCTGGCCCTGCTCTCGTCCCATGCCATGTTACCACGCTGTGGATCTGGTTTGCTGCGCGTTTGGTTGAGAGCCTCAACATACATAGCGG ATTTAAGTTGCCATTCAATGCTGAGAAGTATATACCGTTCTATGGAGGGGCAGAGCACCATGACTACCATCACTACATAGGAGGACAGAGCAAGAGCAACTTCGCTCCTGTTTTCACCTACTGTGATTATATTTATGGAACGGACAAG GGCTACAAATATCACAAGGCAACTCTGGCAAAG CTGAAGGAGTTGGCAGGCAGCGACGTTCAGAAAGGAGCCGACAATGGATTCAACGGTGGAAAGCAGGACTAG